One part of the Spiribacter salinus M19-40 genome encodes these proteins:
- the fabG gene encoding 3-oxoacyl-ACP reductase FabG, giving the protein MDLTGQVALVTGASRGIGAAVAQGLAACGATVVGTATSDAGAAKITEALQGSGFGGRGLVLDVTEGSQIESVVADVAAQEGTPNILVNNAGITRDGLAMRMTDDDWDAVVNTNLSATFRMTRGVLRGMMKARRGRIINIGSVVGLMGNAGQANYAAAKAGLLGMTRSLAREVGSRNITVNAIAPGFIATDMTDALDDNQREALTAQTPLQRLGEPEDIAAAVCFLASAGGSYITGETLNVNGGLLMS; this is encoded by the coding sequence ATGGATTTGACGGGGCAAGTAGCCCTAGTAACTGGCGCAAGCCGAGGCATCGGTGCGGCGGTGGCCCAAGGACTCGCGGCCTGCGGTGCAACTGTTGTTGGCACGGCCACCAGCGACGCTGGTGCCGCAAAAATCACCGAGGCGCTTCAGGGGAGTGGCTTTGGCGGCCGTGGTCTTGTGCTGGATGTCACCGAAGGCAGCCAGATCGAGTCCGTTGTTGCCGATGTCGCGGCACAAGAGGGCACGCCGAATATTCTGGTGAACAATGCCGGCATTACGCGTGACGGGCTGGCCATGCGGATGACCGACGATGACTGGGATGCCGTGGTGAATACCAACCTCAGCGCTACCTTCCGCATGACGCGCGGCGTGCTCCGCGGGATGATGAAAGCCCGGCGCGGACGCATTATTAATATCGGCTCGGTTGTTGGGCTAATGGGGAATGCCGGTCAAGCCAACTACGCCGCGGCGAAGGCCGGGCTGCTTGGTATGACTCGGTCGTTGGCGCGTGAGGTGGGAAGCCGCAACATCACGGTGAATGCGATCGCGCCCGGCTTTATTGCCACGGACATGACTGACGCACTGGATGACAATCAGCGCGAGGCGCTGACCGCACAAACACCGCTGCAGCGGCTGGGCGAGCCGGAGGACATCGCTGCGGCGGTTTGCTTCCTGGCCTCGGCCGGTGGCAGCTATATCACCGGCGAGACGCTGAATGTAAATGGCGGCTTGTTGATGAGCTAA
- the tmk gene encoding dTMP kinase, whose product MNTAPQLITVEGIEGAGKSTAIDTIAGWLIRQGHRVVTTREPGGTALGEELRSMLLTHRAEGMAPDTEVLLMFAARAEHVARVIQPALAAGQWVVCDRFVDASIAYQGGGRGLGADRVEALAQWALADFMPTLTLWLDVPVEEGLRRAAGRSTPDRFESEKTRFFEAVRSSYAQLAKEQGDRIARIDAGVPLEEVTQAITTTLEARIARR is encoded by the coding sequence GTGAACACAGCGCCGCAGTTGATCACGGTGGAGGGCATCGAAGGTGCGGGTAAGAGCACCGCGATCGACACCATTGCCGGTTGGTTGATCAGGCAAGGGCATCGCGTCGTCACCACCCGAGAGCCCGGTGGTACGGCGCTCGGCGAAGAGCTGCGATCGATGCTGCTCACGCACCGAGCTGAGGGAATGGCGCCGGACACTGAGGTGTTGTTGATGTTTGCCGCCCGTGCTGAGCATGTGGCTCGGGTCATCCAGCCCGCGCTCGCCGCCGGTCAATGGGTGGTTTGCGATCGATTTGTCGATGCCAGCATCGCCTACCAGGGCGGTGGACGCGGACTGGGCGCTGATCGCGTCGAGGCGTTAGCCCAATGGGCGCTGGCCGATTTCATGCCCACGCTAACGCTGTGGCTTGATGTCCCAGTGGAGGAGGGGCTGAGGCGCGCAGCAGGGCGCAGCACGCCGGATCGCTTTGAGTCGGAAAAAACCCGGTTCTTTGAGGCCGTTCGGTCGAGCTATGCGCAGCTGGCCAAGGAACAGGGTGACCGTATCGCGCGGATCGATGCGGGTGTCCCATTGGAAGAGGTGACACAGGCGATCACCACAACACTTGAGGCACGCATTGCCAGGCGATGA
- the mltG gene encoding endolytic transglycosylase MltG, producing the protein MRRQILTWGGLVAAGLVIAGGLWLGQGLIAVERSAMVEETAESREIMPFVVRSGESFREVADRLQDRGLLHHPLHLRIYARWQSIADQIQPGEYALEPGLSAGALIRRMARGRVVQHELTIIEGWRFQTLWQALRAHPAVTATLPADAEASAIMSAIGRGDIAPEGQFLPETYRFPRGTRDVDILRRANRDLEATLRQAWAERAPGLPLDNAQEALILASIIEKETGVPEERRTIAGVFTRRLEKGMRLQTDPTVIYGLGEGFDGDIRHEDLRRDTPFNTYTRHGLPPTPIALPGAAAIRAAVDPAEGDALYFVSRGDGSHHFSATYEEHNQAVRRYQLGLEDDS; encoded by the coding sequence ATGCGACGGCAGATCCTGACATGGGGCGGGCTCGTGGCGGCCGGCCTGGTTATCGCGGGTGGGCTCTGGCTCGGCCAGGGCCTTATCGCGGTGGAACGCAGCGCAATGGTTGAGGAGACGGCCGAGTCTCGAGAAATCATGCCGTTTGTGGTGCGGTCAGGTGAGAGTTTTCGCGAAGTGGCCGACCGTCTGCAGGACCGTGGGCTTTTGCACCATCCGCTGCACCTTCGAATTTATGCGCGTTGGCAATCAATCGCGGATCAGATTCAACCCGGTGAATATGCGCTTGAGCCAGGGCTCTCTGCCGGGGCACTCATTCGGCGGATGGCTCGGGGGCGGGTCGTTCAGCACGAGTTAACCATCATCGAAGGGTGGCGCTTTCAGACGCTATGGCAGGCACTGCGTGCGCATCCAGCCGTGACGGCGACGTTACCAGCGGACGCAGAGGCCAGCGCAATCATGTCGGCGATTGGTCGTGGGGATATTGCGCCAGAGGGCCAGTTTCTGCCGGAGACCTATCGCTTCCCTCGGGGCACGCGCGATGTCGACATTCTGCGGCGTGCCAATCGGGATCTCGAGGCGACCTTGCGGCAGGCCTGGGCAGAGCGTGCGCCAGGGTTACCCCTCGATAACGCCCAGGAGGCACTGATTCTGGCGTCCATCATCGAGAAAGAGACCGGCGTGCCTGAAGAGCGTCGGACCATCGCGGGCGTGTTCACGCGACGCCTCGAGAAGGGCATGCGTCTGCAAACCGATCCAACCGTGATTTACGGGCTCGGTGAAGGGTTTGATGGTGATATTCGACACGAGGACCTGCGCCGCGATACGCCCTTTAATACCTACACGCGACATGGCTTACCGCCAACGCCCATCGCCTTACCGGGCGCCGCTGCAATACGGGCCGCCGTCGACCCGGCCGAGGGCGATGCCCTGTATTTCGTATCGCGGGGGGATGGTAGCCACCATTTCTCCGCGACCTACGAAGAGCACAATCAGGCGGTGCGCCGCTATCAGCTAGGGCTGGAGGATGATTCGTGA
- the acpP gene encoding acyl carrier protein has protein sequence MSSIEERVKKIVVEQLGVKEEEVTTEASFVDDLGADSLDTVELVMALEEEFECEIPDEEAEKITTVQQAIDYINRHLEQ, from the coding sequence ATGAGCAGTATCGAGGAACGCGTCAAGAAGATCGTCGTAGAACAGTTGGGGGTGAAGGAAGAAGAGGTCACCACCGAGGCTTCCTTCGTGGACGATCTTGGTGCTGACTCGCTGGACACCGTTGAGCTGGTGATGGCACTCGAAGAAGAGTTCGAGTGTGAGATTCCCGACGAGGAAGCTGAGAAAATAACCACCGTCCAGCAGGCAATCGACTACATCAACCGCCATCTGGAGCAGTAA
- the pabC gene encoding aminodeoxychorismate lyase — protein MSALHSDLLINGAPATSVSADDRGLRYGDGVFETVAVIDHQPVLWGAHLERLRHGCARLGILPPEQDQLAADLGALSLPSFGALRLTVTRGNGGQGYAPPATPQPTRILQRLSIPDRPAHWWHTGVAVRDCQITLASQPALAGVKHLNRLEQVLARGEWRDPDIAEGLMCSADGALVEATAANLLIDDGERLIIPDTSQCGVDGVMQTALLKQAEVLGIPWERRVIYRDSLRPEHGLMLCNSLIGLWSVATRAGTVHRQSTHARALQTWINEARLALTPEIMAT, from the coding sequence GTGAGCGCACTCCACTCCGATCTGCTGATTAACGGCGCGCCTGCCACCTCGGTTTCCGCAGACGATCGAGGCCTTCGCTACGGCGATGGCGTCTTTGAGACAGTGGCCGTGATCGACCATCAGCCTGTGCTCTGGGGTGCGCATCTGGAGCGCCTGCGGCACGGCTGTGCCCGCCTTGGCATACTGCCTCCCGAACAAGACCAGTTGGCGGCCGACCTTGGCGCGCTATCCCTGCCGTCTTTCGGGGCCCTTCGTCTCACCGTCACACGCGGAAATGGGGGGCAAGGTTATGCCCCGCCAGCAACGCCACAACCGACGCGGATCCTCCAGCGTCTTTCAATCCCCGATCGACCCGCGCATTGGTGGCACACCGGCGTCGCGGTACGGGACTGTCAGATAACACTGGCCTCACAGCCCGCCCTGGCCGGCGTGAAACATTTGAATCGACTTGAGCAGGTGCTTGCCCGTGGGGAATGGCGGGATCCGGACATTGCTGAGGGCCTGATGTGCAGCGCCGATGGCGCACTCGTTGAGGCGACCGCCGCGAATCTCCTCATAGATGATGGTGAGCGGCTGATCATCCCGGACACCTCACAATGCGGCGTCGATGGCGTAATGCAAACTGCCTTGTTAAAGCAAGCAGAGGTACTGGGTATTCCCTGGGAGCGCCGCGTTATTTACCGCGATAGCCTGCGGCCTGAACATGGACTGATGCTATGCAACAGCCTGATCGGGCTTTGGTCGGTGGCAACGCGTGCAGGTACCGTGCACCGACAATCGACGCATGCGCGGGCCTTGCAAACGTGGATCAATGAAGCCCGCCTTGCGCTCACACCTGAGATAATGGCGACGTGA
- the fabD gene encoding ACP S-malonyltransferase: protein MKRNDLAFLFPGQGSQSVGMLTALAERHAVVQKTFIEASTAFGEDLWVLSCDGPETLMNRTDHTQPLMLTAGVAVWRAWIQAGGPKPAALAGHSLGEYTALVCGGALSFPDAVALVHDRGRFMQDAVPEGEGAIAAVLGLADDAIQAVCDQAAEGEVVEPVNYNAPGQVVIAGHVGAVERALAAAREAGAKRAVPLPMSVPAHCSLMEPAAERLAERLSRVTLTTPEIPVIHNVDVSESGHPDAIRERLVNQVRSPVRWTECVQALVGRGMTQAVECGPGRVLAGLNRRINREVATQAIYDPDSLAGALDTLEAE from the coding sequence TCTCGCATTTCTTTTTCCAGGCCAGGGTTCACAGTCAGTGGGCATGCTCACGGCGCTCGCTGAACGCCATGCCGTGGTGCAGAAGACGTTCATCGAGGCCTCCACCGCTTTTGGTGAAGATCTCTGGGTACTTAGTTGCGACGGCCCCGAGACCTTAATGAATCGGACAGACCACACGCAGCCTCTGATGCTGACGGCCGGTGTCGCGGTCTGGCGGGCGTGGATCCAGGCCGGTGGGCCGAAGCCCGCCGCACTTGCTGGGCATAGTCTGGGGGAGTACACCGCGCTCGTCTGTGGTGGGGCGCTCAGCTTTCCAGATGCGGTTGCATTGGTCCATGACCGTGGACGGTTCATGCAGGACGCTGTCCCCGAGGGTGAGGGCGCCATTGCGGCTGTGCTGGGTTTGGCCGATGACGCCATCCAGGCGGTCTGTGACCAGGCTGCCGAGGGAGAGGTCGTCGAGCCAGTTAACTACAACGCCCCCGGGCAGGTGGTGATTGCCGGCCATGTTGGCGCCGTTGAAAGAGCACTCGCCGCGGCCCGCGAAGCCGGTGCCAAGCGGGCGGTACCGTTGCCGATGAGCGTACCGGCCCACTGTTCGCTGATGGAGCCGGCGGCTGAACGGCTGGCTGAGCGGCTTTCCCGGGTGACTCTCACCACACCGGAAATCCCGGTCATTCATAATGTGGATGTGAGTGAGAGCGGTCATCCCGACGCAATCCGCGAGCGGCTGGTTAACCAGGTCCGCTCACCGGTGCGCTGGACGGAGTGTGTACAGGCACTCGTCGGCCGCGGAATGACGCAGGCGGTCGAATGCGGTCCGGGACGAGTCCTTGCTGGCCTTAATCGGCGCATCAATCGTGAAGTGGCCACTCAGGCGATATACGATCCCGATTCGCTGGCTGGAGCACTCGATACACTGGAGGCGGAATGA
- the fabF gene encoding beta-ketoacyl-ACP synthase II gives MKGRRVVVTGLGIVSPVGNTVDRAWASITAGQSGIGPIQRFDTEQFPVRFGGEVRDFDIEAYISRKEARKMDPFIHYGIAAAVDAVKDAGLEITEDNAERIGVSVGSGIGGIHSIEEGHKTCLDAGPKRISPFFIPSAIINMVSGNLSILLGAKGPNVATVTACTTATHNIGQSGRLIAYGDADVMIAGGAEFGTTPTGLGGFAAARALSTRNDDPAAASRPWDQDRDGFVLGDGAGILVLEEYEHAKRRGATIYGELTGFGMSGDAHHMTLPAESGEGAQRCMDQALRDAEMNPDEIEYINAHGTSTKAGDRAEVFAVKGSFGGHAGNLSISSTKSMTGHLLGAAGGIEAVFTLLAMRDGVLPPTINCDQPDPDLELDFVANETRERPIRAALSNSFGFGGTNGTVIFRALDA, from the coding sequence GTGAAAGGACGACGAGTGGTGGTAACCGGTCTGGGGATTGTCTCGCCGGTCGGCAACACGGTCGATCGTGCCTGGGCCAGTATCACCGCCGGCCAAAGCGGTATTGGACCGATCCAGCGGTTTGATACCGAGCAGTTTCCCGTGCGCTTTGGTGGCGAAGTCCGTGACTTTGACATCGAGGCGTACATTAGCCGCAAAGAAGCTCGCAAGATGGATCCGTTCATCCACTACGGCATCGCCGCAGCCGTCGATGCCGTAAAGGACGCCGGGCTCGAGATCACCGAGGACAATGCCGAGCGTATTGGGGTATCAGTCGGCTCGGGCATCGGTGGGATCCATTCCATCGAGGAGGGCCACAAGACCTGTCTGGACGCCGGTCCCAAACGGATTTCGCCTTTTTTCATCCCAAGCGCCATTATCAACATGGTCTCGGGCAATCTCTCGATCCTCCTGGGCGCCAAAGGCCCGAATGTTGCGACTGTCACCGCGTGCACGACGGCCACGCACAACATTGGCCAGTCCGGCCGACTGATTGCCTATGGTGATGCCGACGTCATGATTGCAGGGGGAGCGGAATTTGGTACAACGCCAACCGGGCTTGGCGGCTTTGCCGCGGCCCGGGCATTGTCCACGCGCAACGACGATCCGGCCGCAGCCAGCCGACCGTGGGACCAAGACCGTGACGGCTTCGTACTCGGCGATGGGGCCGGCATCCTCGTGCTCGAGGAGTACGAACATGCCAAGCGCCGGGGTGCAACGATCTATGGCGAGCTGACTGGCTTTGGCATGAGTGGCGATGCGCACCACATGACCTTACCGGCGGAGAGCGGGGAGGGGGCACAACGCTGCATGGATCAGGCCCTGCGCGATGCCGAAATGAACCCGGATGAGATCGAGTATATCAATGCCCATGGTACGTCGACGAAGGCCGGGGATCGGGCTGAGGTCTTCGCGGTGAAAGGCAGCTTCGGGGGACACGCCGGGAACCTGTCGATCAGTTCGACCAAGTCCATGACAGGGCATCTGCTCGGGGCCGCCGGCGGCATTGAAGCCGTATTTACCCTGCTTGCGATGCGTGATGGCGTGCTGCCGCCGACGATTAACTGTGATCAGCCGGATCCTGATCTCGAACTGGACTTTGTGGCCAATGAGACCCGGGAGCGGCCTATTCGGGCGGCCCTTTCAAACTCCTTCGGGTTTGGTGGCACCAACGGCACGGTCATTTTCCGTGCCCTGGACGCGTGA